A genomic stretch from Solanum stenotomum isolate F172 chromosome 8, ASM1918654v1, whole genome shotgun sequence includes:
- the LOC125873027 gene encoding uncharacterized protein LOC125873027, whose product MATTCDTKLSMKLLIDTKAGKVLFAEADKDCVDFLFHILSLPAGTIISLLKEKGMSGSLPNLYESVENLKDTYIQPNQCKDILLKPKSSVGISPVPFLLLDGDVTTREKTFYGCSNTSSHLTVSDDPTAICTICNFSMSRKLAYAAPRVAGGAVEAKGGFVKDVVTYMVADDLVVKPMSTISCIALLNKFNVRDVGVLEEEVVSFGVEEALELLKASFESKTVLTSVFMSRREK is encoded by the exons ATGGCGACTACTTGTGATACTAAACTGAGCATGAAGCTTTTGATCGACACCAAGGCTGGCAAAGTCCTATTTGCTGAGGCTGATAAGGACTGTGTTGATTTCCTCTTTCACATTCTCTCATTGCCTGCTGGAACCATTATCAGTCTTCTTAAGGAGAAAGGAATGAGTGGTTCCTTGCCTAACCTCTACGAAAGCGTAGAAAATCTGAAGGACACCTATATTCAACCGAACCAATGCAAGGATATCCTTTTAAAACCCAAGTCTTCAGTTGGGATCTCTCCAGTTCCTTTTCTATTGCTTGATGGCGATGTTACGACACGTGAGAAGACTTTTTACGGCTGTTCCAACACTAGTTCCCACTTAACTGTTTCTGATGACCCTACTGCTATCTGTACAATCTGTAATTTTAGTATGTCAAGAAAGTTAGCTTATGCTGCTCCGCGAGTAGCAGGTGGAGCTGTGGAAGCAAAAGGGGGTTTTGTGAAGGATGTGGTGACATACATGGTGGCAGATGACTTGGTAGTTAAGCCCATGTCCACCATTTCTTGCATTGCTCTTCTCAACAAGTTTAATGTCAGGGATGTTGGTGTACTAGAGGAGGAAGTTGTAAGTTTCGGAGTGGAAGAG GCACTGGAGTTGCTGAAGGCATCTTTCGAGTCGAAAACAGTTCTGACAAGTGTTTTCATGAGCCGCCGCGAGAAATAG
- the LOC125873019 gene encoding myb-related protein 306-like, with amino-acid sequence MGRPPCCEKTGVKKGPWTPEEDIILVSYIQEHGPGNWRNIPTNTGLLRCSKSCRLRWTNYLRPGIKRGNFTEHEEKMIIHLQALLGNRWAAIASYLPQRTDNDIKNYWNTHLKKKLNNNKKVEGHDDNQEGTSASSSSSQSKISKGQWERRLQTDIHTAKQALCDALSLDTTPNNTNNNNPPPDHDHDQDQQPTSVQTSTTTYASSAENIAKLLQNWMKNSPKSTSSNNSKITQMSSLNNNLSIGAVSSSSPSEGTVNVTPGQGLDSLFSFNSSNNSDVSQSVSVDEGGNFSTPENNNNNNAGIFQVESKPNLPDFKPENGNFQEESKQNMETQQVPLTMLEKWLLDDANAQAEQEDQLMGIGMGMGMGMGMTLAETTDLF; translated from the exons ATGGGAAGGCCACCTTGTTGTGAAAAAACTGGGGTGAAAAAAGGACCATGGACACCAGAAGAAGATATCATTTTGGTTTCATACATTCAAGAACATGGTCCTGGAAACTGGAGAAATATTCCAACTAATActg GTTTGCTAAGATGCAGCAAAAGTTGTAGACTCCGATGGACTAATTATCTCAGGCCGGGGATCAAACGTGGGAACTTCACTGAACATGAAGAAAAAATGATCATCCACCTTCAAGCTCTTCTTGGCAATCg ATGGGCAGCCATAGCTTCATACCTTCCGCAAAGAACAGACAACGATATCAAGAATTACTGGAACACTCATTTAAAAAAGAAgcttaataataataagaaggttGAAGGTCATGATGATAATCAAGAGGGAACTtcagcatcatcatcatcatctcaATCAAAAATCTCAAAAGGACAATGGGAAAGGAGGCTTCAAACAGACATTCACACTGCTAAACAAGCTCTTTGTGATGCTTTATCACTTGATACTACTccaaataatactaataataataatcccCCTCCTGATCATGATCATGATCAGGATCAACAACCAACATCAGTTCAAACATCTACTACTACTTATGCTTCAAGTGCTGAAAACATTGCTAAGTTGCTTCAAAATTGGATGAAAAATTCACCCAAATCGACCTCGTCAAATAACTCGAAAATTACTCAAATGTCCTCCTTGAACAACAATTTATCAATTGGTGCAGTTTCAAGTTCTAGCCCTAGCGAAGGGACGGTAAATGTTACTCCTGGACAAGGTTTGGACTCTCTCTTTAGTTTTAATTCATCTAATAATTCGGATGTTTCGCAATCCGTATCGGTCGATGAGGGTGGTAATTTCAGTACACCTgagaataacaataataataatgctgGGATTTTTCAAGTTGAAAGCAAGCCAAATTTGCCTGATTTCAAGCCAGAAAATGGGAATTTTCAAGAGGAGAGTAAGCAAAATATGGAGACACAACAAGTGCCTTTAACTATGCTGGAGAAGTGGTTGCTTGATGATGCTAATGCACAAGCTGAACAAGAAGATCAGTTAATGGGAATTGGAATGGGAATGGGAATGGGAATGGGAATGACCTTAGCTGAAACTACTGATTTGTTttga
- the LOC125872139 gene encoding probable methyltransferase PMT2 encodes MATKGNPGDNKSKSSLPSLLIVAALCCFFYVLGVWQRSGFGKGDSIALEITKKAEDCGILPTLEYETHHGNQSTSFDDPKQDVKEIEPCGEQYIDYTPCHDQMRAMTFPRENMNYRERHCPPDEEKLHCLIPAPKGYVTPFSWPKSRDYVPFANAPHKSLTVEKAVQNWVQYEGNVFRFPGGGTQFPNGADAYIDQLASVIPIENGTVRTALDTGCGVASWGAYLFKKNVLTMSFAPRDSHEAQVQFALERGVPAVIGVLGTIKLPYPSRAFDMAHCSRCLIPWGANDGLYMTEVDRVLRPGGYWVLSGPPINWRVNYQAWQRPKEELEEEQRKIEEMAELLCWEKKHEKGEIAIWRKRVNNEYCRERDSRVTLCESSNAANVWYKKMEACVTPYPETTNSDEVAGGGLKPFPDRLNTVPPRIASGSVPGLSVDSFKEDNKLWKKHVNSYKRVNKILDSGRYRNIMDMNAGLGSFAAALESPKLWVMNVVPTIAEQDTLGVVYERGLIGIYHDWCEAFSTYPRTYDLIHANRVFSLYKDKCSAEDILLEMDRILRPEGAVILRDHVDVLTQVKRIATGMRWNIKMVDHEDGPLIPEKVLFAVRKYWVVGDNNSTV; translated from the exons ATGGCAACTAAAGGAAATCCAGGGGATAACAAAAGTAAAAGCTCTTTACCATCATTACTTATCGTAGCTGcactttgttgtttcttctatGTTCTTGGAGTGTGGCAAAGAAGTGGTTTTGGGAAGGGAGACAGCATAGCACTTGAGATAACAAAGAAGGCGGAGGACTGCGGTATTCTTCCTACTTTGGAGTATGAAACTCACCACGGGAATCAAAGCACCTCATTCGATGATCCCAAGCAAGATGTCAAGGAGATTGAACCATGTGGCGAGCAATACATTGATTATACACCATGTCATGATCAAATGCGAGCAATGACATTTCCTCGAGAAAATATGAACTATAGGGAGAGACATTGTCCTCCAGATGAAGAGAAGCTGCATTGTCTTATTCCAGCCCCAAAAGGATATGTGACTCCTTTTTCATGGCCAAAGAGTCGTGACTATGTACCTTTTGCGAATGCACCACATAAGAGCTTAACAGTTGAGAAGGCAGTGCAAAATTGGGTTCAATATGAAGGAAATGTATTTAGATTTCCAGGTGGTGGAACACAGTTCCCCAATGGGGCAGATGCATATATTGATCAACTTGCTTCTGTTATACCGATTGAAAATGGTACCGTACGAACTGCATTGGATACCGGATGTGGG GTTGCAAGTTGGGGTGCATACCTTTTCAAGAAGAATGTTCTAACCATGTCCTTCGCACCCAGAGACTCGCATGAAGCTCAAGTTCAATTTGCTTTGGAAAGAGGTGTTCCAGCAGTTATTGGTGTACTTGGAACCATAAAATTGCCATATCCATCTAGAGCTTTTGATATGGCGCATTGTTCACGTTGTTTGATTCCTTGGGGTGCAAATG ATGGATTGTACATGACGGAGGTAGACCGAGTGCTCAGACCAGGGGGCTACTGGGTACTTTCAGGTCCTCCCATCAACTGGCGAGTTAACTATCAAGCGTGGCAACGCCCCAAGGAAGAACTGGAGGAGGAACAGAGAAAGATTGAAGAAATGGCTGAACTTCTCTGCTGGGAAAAGAAGCATGAGAAAGGTGAGATTGCCATATGGAGAAAAAGAGTAAACAATGAGTACTGCAGGGAACGTGATTCTCGTGTAACTCTATGTGAATCCTCGAATGCAGCAAATGTCTG GTATAAGAAGATGGAGGCATGCGTAACTCCGTATCCTGAGACAACTAATTCAGATGAAGTTGCTGGTGGGGGACTTAAGCCGTTTCCAGATAGACTAAATACTGTTCCTCCAAGAATAGCAAGTGGATCTGTCCCTGGATTATCTGTTGATTCATTCAAGGAGGACAACAAGTTATGGAAAAAACACGTGAATTCTTATAAGAGAGTTAATAAGATCCTCGACAGTGGGAGGTATAGAAATATAATGGATATGAATGCTGGCCTTGGAAGTTTTGCTGCAGCACTTGAATCACCCAAGTTATGGGTCATGAATGTTGTGCCAACTATAGCTGAGCAAGACACTCTTGGAGTTGTATATGAACGAGGCTTGATCGGCATATATCATGACTG GTGTGAAGCCTTCTCTACGTATCCTCGGACATATGACCTTATTCATGCAAATAGAGTTTTCAGCTTATACAAAGACAA ATGTAGTGCTGAAGACATTCTGCTTGAGATGGATAGGATTCTTCGACCAGAAGGTGCAGTCATATTGCGAGACCATGTAGATGTCCTCACCCAGGTGAAAAGAATTGCAACTGGTATGAGGTGGAACATAAAAATGGTGGATCATGAGGATGGCCCTCTGATCCCTGAAAAGGTGCTATTTGCTGTCAGAAAATATTGGGTTGTAGGTGATAACAACTCAACTGTCTGA
- the LOC125872144 gene encoding 60S ribosomal protein L34: MVQRLTYRKRHSYATKSNQHRVVKTPGGKLIYQTTKKRANGPKCPVTGKRIQGIPHLRPAEYKRSRLSRNRRTVNRAYGGVLSGGAVRERIVRAFLVEEQKIVKKVLKIQKAKEKLASKS; this comes from the exons atggtGCAGAGACTCACTTACCGGAAGCGCCACAGCTATGCCACCAAATCCAACCAGCACCGCGTCGTCAAAACTCCTG GTGGGAAGTTGATTTATCAGACTACCAAGAAGAGGGCTAATGGTCCCAAGTGCCCTGTCACTGGAAAGAGGATTCAGGGG ATTCCTCACCTGAGACCAGCTGAGTACAAGAGGTCCAGGTTGTCTAGGAACAGGAGGACTGTGAACCGTGCCTATGGTGGAGTATTGTCTGGAGGAGCAGTGAGGGAGAG GATTGTCCGAGCTTTCTTGGTGGAAGAGCAAAAAATTGTTAAGAAGGTTTTGAAGATCCAAAAAGCCAAAGAAAAGTTGGCATCTAAGAGTTAA
- the LOC125872140 gene encoding protein PHYTOCHROME KINASE SUBSTRATE 3-like produces the protein MEANNNVTSLRVASFSCYLSNPDDQSFLHKLGGSYEEPYPAVVLPPENPFSVRATKAPTSKPSSNNTRDNLANLRVESFSSYLKTEEDNFAFKASGVAPVQDPTIAFVFPQQTLVSTQKHQERTKLKDGELSIFGADKYFNKKLEYGAVPTSVVKYGGQTNNGMVDLPHLKPSSRTGTPSIYSEASSFNSQSALIQNLPRNRYQTNQKKSTGRSFFASFGCPGPCSGKKAVRVDQSSEPGLPQPGSKHSTGHFALSSGTASVDEKLRVVKKHLDDQDQTIEEQRKSIEVFGSGKMRKGDIAVNLERKLSMLTWDAIPKVQNLPSTTIGSSTVCDDMASDASSDLFEIENICSSGYGLMNSQTSDYVPGCMSPTTQYAPSEASMEWSVITDSAAGYSSVISDYDAKRISISGNAIPRNAACTNTKTNKNAVNKEDQKTRPGGLLGCKSHKAVSVVETVYKTGENTKHHQRG, from the coding sequence ATGGAAGCCAATAATAATGTAACCAGCCTTCGTGtagcatcattttcttgttacctTAGCAACCCTGATGACCAGAGCTTTTTACATAAACTAGGAGGCTCTTATGAAGAGCCTTATCCTGCTGTTGTTTTACCACCTGAGAACCCCTTTTCTGTAAGAGCTACTAAGGCACCTACTAGTAAACCATCCTCAAATAACACTCGAGATAACCTTGCCAATCTTCGCGTTGAGTCTTTCTCTTCTTATCTCAAGACTGAAGAAGACAACTTCGCATTTAAGGCCTCAGGTGTTGCTCCTGTTCAAGATCCTACTATTGCATTTGTTTTTCCTCAGCAAACTTTGGTTAGCACTCAGAAACACCaagaaagaaccaagttgaaAGACGGGGAACTAAGCATATTTGGAGCTGACAAGTATTTCAACAAGAAACTGGAATATGGAGCTGTCCCTACATCTGTGGTGAAGTATGGCGGGCAGACGAACAACGGGATGGTGGATCTTCCCCACCTGAAACCCAGTTCCCGGACAGGAACTCCAAGCATTTATTCAGAAGCAAGCAGTTTTAACAGTCAAAGTGCACTGATACAAAATCTTCCAAGAAATAGATATCAAACAAACCAGAAGAAGTCGACAGGAAGGAGTTTTTTTGCCAGCTTTGGTTGTCCCGGACCTTGTTCAGGAAAAAAAGCAGTCCGTGTGGATCAAAGCTCGGAACCTGGACTTCCCCAGCCAGGATCAAAACATTCAACAGGTCATTTTGCACTAAGTTCTGGCACGGCTTCTGTGGACGAGAAGTTGAGAGTAGTCAAAAAACACTTGGATGATCAAGATCAAACCAtagaagaacaaagaaaatcaATAGAAGTGTTTGGCTCCGGAAAAATGAGAAAAGGAGACATAGCAGTAAATTTAGAAAGGAAACTCTCCATGTTAACTTGGGATGCCATTCCTAAAGTCCAAAACCTCCCTAGTACAACCATCGGAAGCAGTACAGTTTGCGATGACATGGCTAGTGATGCTAGCTCTGATTTATTCGAAATTGAGAATATATGTAGCAGTGGATATGGACTCATGAATTCACAAACTAGCGATTACGTTCCTGGCTGCATGTCTCCAACAACTCAGTATGCACCAAGTGAGGCCAGTATGGAGTGGAGTGTTATCACAGACAGTGCTGCTGGTTACTCATCAGTTATCTCAGATTATGATGCAAAGAGAATTAGCATTAGTGGTAATGCAATTCCAAGAAATGCAGCATGTACAAACACCAAAACCAATAAGAATGCAGTCAACAAAGAAGATCAAAAAACCCGGCCAGGCGGGCTTTTAGGTTGCAAGAGTCACAAAGCAGTAAGTGTGGTTGAAACTGTATACAAGACTGGTGAGAATACAAAACATCACCAGCGTGGTTAA